A genomic window from Silene latifolia isolate original U9 population chromosome 11, ASM4854445v1, whole genome shotgun sequence includes:
- the LOC141611776 gene encoding annexin-like protein RJ4: MATLVAPDHCDPFVDAEALRKACQGWGTDEKGIIEVICHRNAAQRKVIKETYEQQYSENLIKRLEDELSGDFERAVYRWMLEPYEREAVLANVALKKSDYKVIIELSCTPSAEELLLFKRAYQARYLHSLEEDVASYFTGDMRKLLLLLVSVHRHESEVTDPKLAETEAEILHNCIKDKEYNHDEIVRILTTRSKSQLIATFYQFRDAHGSPITKSLAGDKDQDFVSALHTVIRCIKSPIKYLERVLSHAMHTRGTDEDAITRVLVTRAEKDLAKVEELFYKRNSVTLEHAIAKETRGDYERFLLTILGKLHH; this comes from the exons ATGGCCACCCTCGTCGCCCCGGACCATTGTGATCCCTTTGTTGACGCCGAAGCCCTTAGGAAAGCTTGCCAAG GATGGGGAACAGATGAAAAGGGTATCATTGAAGTCATCTGCCACAGAAATGCAGCACAAAGGAAGGTGATTAAGGAGACTTACGAACAACAGTACAGTGAGAATCTTATCAAGCGTCTCGAAGATGAGCTTTCTGGTGATTTTGAGAGAGCTGTGTATCGATGGATGTTGGAGCCATATGAGAGGGAAGCAGTCCTAGCAAATGTTGCTCTTAAGAAATCAGATTACAAAGTTATTATTGAGCTGTCCTGCACACCTTCTGCTGAGGAATTGCTGTTATTCAAACGCGCCTATCAGGCTCGTTACTTGCATAGCTTGGAAGAAGATGTTGCATCTTACTTCACTGGTGACATGCGCAAG CTACTTCTTCTGCTGGTAAGTGTACACAGGCATGAAAGTGAGGTGACTGACCCAAAGTTGGCTGAGACTGAGGCTGAAATCTTGCACAACTGTATCAAAGATAAGGAATATAATCATGACGAGATTGTCAGGATCCTCACAACAAGGAGCAAATCTCAGCTTATCGCTACCTTTTACCAGTTTAGGGATGCTCACGGCTCCCCAATAACCAAG AGCTTGGCCGGTGATAAAGATCAGGACTTTGTATCTGCCCTACACACTGTCATTAGATGCATCAAGTCCCCTATTAAGTATCTAGAAAGG GTTCTGAGTCATGCAATGCATACACGCGGAACTGATGAGGATGCGATAACAAGAGTGCTTGTGACAAGAGCTGAGAAAGACTTAGCAAAGGTTGAGGAGCTGTTTTACAAGAGGAACAGCGTGACACTAGAGCACGCCATTGCGAAGGAGACTCGTGGAGACTACGAGAGATTCCTCCTTACCATTTTGGGAAAGTTGCATCATTAA